One Scyliorhinus canicula chromosome 9, sScyCan1.1, whole genome shotgun sequence DNA segment encodes these proteins:
- the LOC119971845 gene encoding 2-oxoglutarate-Fe(II) type oxidoreductase ppzD-like, with the protein MSIEVVDFGSFGLGKPEPSAIEMDRLSAEILRAFSDIGFVYLKNTGIEDQKVTEVMHICKKFFTLPSDIKQQYARSMVDTENIDHGWVAAEIESLNPTRPGDLKEAFNVSTLSSRIKWPSVNHKPEFRECVESFFKTCQLLAVRMLKVIALGLGLEGDFFLNKHKYVGCNQNQTSLRSLYYPSIHKPSVKGQQIRCGEHSDYGTFTLLFQDECGGLEVMHKSGQFVAAPHIPNTVLLNIGDLLQKWTSDRLISTVHRVLLPHSDDKMCKSRQSLAFFVHPDNDVMVTCCDGSEKYPPTNSLQYLMERFDATYIM; encoded by the exons ATGAGCATTGAAGTGGTTGATTTTGGCTCATTTGGTTTGGGAAAACCTGAGCCTTCGGCCATTGAAATGGACCGACTATCCGCAGAGATCTTGAGGGCCTTCAGTGACATTGGGTTTGTGTACCTCAAAAACACAGGGATCGAAGATCAAAAG GTGACTGAAGTGATGCATATCTGCAAGAAATTCTTCACACTTCCAAGTGACATTAAACAACAGTATGCCCGTTCAATGGTGGACACTGAGAATATAGATCACGGCTGGGTTGCAGCAGAGATAGAAAG CTTAAATCCTACACGACCTGGGGACCTGAAGGAAGCTTTTAATGTGTCAACATTATCCTCACGTATT AAATGGCCTTCTGTCAATCATAAGCCCGAATTTAGGGAATGTGTGGAATCATTCTTCAAAACCTGCCAGCTGTTGGCCGTCCGAATGCTGAAAGTGATTGCCCTGGGCCTGGGTCTTGAGGGCGATTTTTTTCTCAACAAGCACAAATATGTAGGCT GTAATCAAAATCAAACATCGCTTCGATCTCTGTATTATCCATCAATACATAAACCCTCTGTGAAGGGTCAACAGATCCGTTGTGGAGAGCATTCTGATTACGGAACCTTCACTTTACTTTTCCAAGATGAATGTGGAGGGTTAGAG GTTATGCACAAATCTGGTCAGTTCGTGGCTGCTCCCCACATCCCAAATACTGTTCTTCTCAACATAGGCGACCTGCTGCAGAAGTGGACATCTGACAGATTGATATCCACG GTACATCGTGTACTTCTGCCACATTCAGATGACAAGATGTGCAAATCTAGACAGTCATTGGCTTTCTTTGTTCATCCGGATAATGATGTAATGGTCACGTGCTGCGATGGGTCTGAGAAGTACCCGCCCACCAACTCGCTGCAGTACTTAATGGAACGTTTCGATGCCACATACATAATGTAA